Proteins co-encoded in one Granulicella cerasi genomic window:
- the pyrF gene encoding orotidine-5'-phosphate decarboxylase, which translates to MNPVLAKYERNGSLLCVGLDPDLAALPESFRAQAEPQLAFNRYVIDATREYAGSYKLNAAFYEARGAQGVREMEQTVEYLRAVAPDAVTICDAKRADIGNTNRGYVESVFDAMGFDAITLHPYLGSEALSPFLDREDKLSIVLCRTSNPGAGELQDLVVNGDPLWKHMARQVAETWNTRGNCALVVGATWPDEMRAIRAVAPELPLLVPGIGAQGGDVKAVVDAGLDARGGGLMIASSRGIIFAQDPHAAATSVYEEIEEARKVTHAR; encoded by the coding sequence ATGAACCCTGTGCTGGCGAAGTATGAGCGCAATGGATCGTTGCTGTGCGTAGGACTTGATCCTGATTTGGCGGCCTTGCCGGAGAGTTTTCGCGCGCAGGCAGAGCCGCAGTTGGCGTTCAACCGATATGTGATCGATGCGACGCGCGAGTATGCGGGATCGTACAAGCTGAACGCGGCGTTCTATGAGGCTCGTGGCGCGCAGGGCGTGCGTGAGATGGAGCAGACGGTGGAGTATCTGCGCGCGGTGGCGCCGGATGCGGTGACGATCTGCGATGCGAAGCGTGCGGACATTGGCAACACGAACCGCGGATATGTCGAGTCGGTCTTTGATGCGATGGGCTTCGATGCGATCACGCTGCATCCGTATCTCGGCAGCGAGGCGCTTTCGCCTTTTCTCGATCGCGAAGACAAGTTGTCGATCGTGCTCTGCCGCACGTCGAACCCCGGAGCCGGCGAGTTGCAGGACCTGGTGGTGAACGGTGATCCGCTGTGGAAGCACATGGCGCGGCAGGTGGCGGAGACGTGGAACACGCGCGGCAACTGTGCGTTGGTTGTGGGCGCGACGTGGCCGGATGAGATGCGTGCGATCCGCGCAGTCGCGCCGGAGTTGCCGCTGCTGGTGCCGGGCATCGGCGCGCAGGGTGGCGATGTGAAGGCTGTTGTCGATGCAGGGCTGGATGCGCGCGGTGGTGGGCTGATGATCGCGAGTTCGCGCGGCATCATCTTTGCGCAAGATCCGCATGCTGCCGCAACGTCTGTGTACGAAGAGATTGAAGAAGCTCGGAAGGTGACGCATGCGCGTTGA
- the pyrE gene encoding orotate phosphoribosyltransferase produces MREIAQAILEIGAAGFCAQSPITFKSGIVSPVYCDNRRFPYWPAQWKLVIEGFAKVIVSEGIACDVIAGVEAAGIPHSAALGFATSKPSVFVRKQAKDHGTKKLVEGGDVAGKRVVLVEDLVTTGMSSQAAIEMLRAEGAECSDCFAIISYGFAEAEEKFREAGVKLHALTNFAEVLEEAKAAHRVNAEDAAAVTEWLQNPRAWSARA; encoded by the coding sequence GTGAGAGAGATCGCTCAGGCAATTCTGGAGATTGGCGCGGCGGGTTTCTGCGCGCAGTCGCCGATCACTTTCAAGAGCGGGATCGTGTCGCCGGTGTACTGCGACAACCGCCGCTTTCCCTATTGGCCCGCGCAGTGGAAGCTGGTGATTGAAGGCTTCGCGAAGGTGATCGTCAGCGAGGGCATCGCTTGCGATGTCATCGCGGGCGTCGAGGCTGCGGGCATTCCGCACTCGGCTGCGTTGGGCTTTGCGACGAGTAAGCCGAGTGTCTTTGTGCGTAAGCAGGCGAAGGACCATGGTACGAAGAAGCTGGTTGAAGGCGGCGACGTTGCAGGCAAGCGTGTCGTGCTCGTCGAAGACCTTGTGACGACAGGCATGAGTTCGCAGGCCGCGATCGAGATGCTGCGTGCCGAAGGCGCGGAGTGCAGCGATTGCTTCGCGATCATCAGCTATGGCTTCGCAGAAGCGGAAGAGAAGTTCCGCGAGGCGGGCGTGAAGCTGCATGCACTGACGAACTTTGCGGAAGTGCTGGAAGAGGCGAAAGCTGCACACCGCGTGAACGCGGAAGACGCGGCTGCGGTGACGGAGTGGCTGCAAAATCCGCGTGCGTGGAGTGCGCGCGCATGA
- a CDS encoding beta/alpha barrel domain-containing protein, whose translation MLDEPMYNPLLSYEENYERGPFGEFQQPAVLKRAGEPRFSFVGEKVWQPFGIPAGPLVNGKYVKAALDTGFDLPVYKTVRTHAYKSHPWPNVLPVHVEGDLPAGGVKLTAGEEYTQPLSITNSFGVPSMPPDVWQPDLADCVRYAKPGQLVIGSYQGTLPERGGGVTEYIEDFRRGARLMLETGVKAVEVNFSCPNEGTANLLCFDTERSRVVVEAIREELGATPLLIKVAYFKDDTKLRELIRNIGPYVSAISSINTISAEVRKADGEQALPGEGRLMSGVCGASIRWAGLEMVQKLARLRDELGLSYEICGVGGVTVAEDYAAYRAAGADAVMSATGAMWNPALAEEIWNENEEARA comes from the coding sequence ATGCTAGACGAACCAATGTATAACCCGCTGCTGTCGTATGAAGAAAACTACGAGCGCGGACCCTTTGGAGAATTCCAACAACCAGCTGTTTTGAAACGCGCGGGCGAGCCGCGCTTTTCTTTTGTTGGCGAGAAGGTCTGGCAGCCGTTCGGTATTCCTGCCGGGCCGCTGGTGAACGGCAAGTATGTAAAAGCCGCGCTGGACACGGGTTTTGACCTTCCTGTTTACAAGACTGTTCGAACACATGCGTACAAGAGCCATCCATGGCCGAACGTGTTGCCGGTGCATGTGGAGGGCGACCTGCCTGCAGGTGGCGTGAAGCTGACGGCGGGCGAGGAGTACACGCAGCCGCTGTCGATTACGAACTCGTTCGGTGTGCCGTCCATGCCGCCCGACGTGTGGCAGCCGGACCTGGCTGATTGCGTGCGCTACGCGAAGCCGGGACAACTCGTGATCGGCAGCTACCAGGGCACGCTGCCCGAGCGCGGTGGTGGCGTTACGGAGTACATCGAAGACTTCCGCCGCGGCGCGCGATTGATGCTCGAGACTGGCGTGAAGGCCGTTGAAGTCAACTTCAGTTGCCCGAATGAAGGCACGGCGAACCTGCTGTGCTTCGACACCGAGCGTTCGCGCGTGGTGGTGGAGGCGATTCGTGAAGAGCTTGGCGCAACGCCCCTGCTGATCAAGGTGGCGTACTTCAAGGACGATACGAAGCTGCGTGAGTTGATCCGCAACATCGGGCCGTATGTGTCGGCGATCTCGTCGATCAACACGATCTCGGCTGAGGTTCGCAAGGCCGATGGTGAGCAAGCATTGCCGGGCGAAGGTCGCCTGATGAGCGGCGTGTGCGGTGCGTCGATTCGCTGGGCTGGTCTTGAGATGGTGCAGAAGCTGGCGCGTCTGCGTGACGAGCTTGGGCTGAGCTATGAGATCTGCGGCGTCGGTGGTGTGACGGTTGCGGAGGACTACGCGGCGTATCGCGCAGCCGGTGCAGACGCGGTGATGTCGGCGACGGGCGCGATGTGGAACCCTGCGCTGGCCGAAGAAATTTGGAATGAAAATGAGGAGGCCCGCGCGTGA
- a CDS encoding type I phosphomannose isomerase catalytic subunit — translation MMPFVLEPIFKERIWGASELPAPYPQPEPGKPIGEVWLTALECTIAEGESAGTTLGELMPEFPLLMKVLLPKEKLSVQVHPNDAEAQRINEARGKTECWYVMQADAGAEVALGLKPGVRVEDLRAAIAEGRAEDKLQMVPVKAGDLVFVDAGTIHAIGPGMVVLETQQYSDVTYRLYDYGRPRELHLEAGLAVSKTGTEAGLTKPVEHPTYTRLVECEYFAVDELKLDTHGETKLEFSDKLQILVALDEGASLRSQEGDVQMHLPKGKAVVLPAGASYAVLAHSGGKVMRVLAP, via the coding sequence ATGATGCCATTCGTTTTGGAGCCGATTTTCAAGGAGCGGATTTGGGGTGCGAGCGAGCTGCCCGCGCCCTATCCGCAACCTGAACCGGGTAAGCCGATTGGCGAAGTGTGGCTCACCGCGCTTGAATGCACGATTGCTGAGGGGGAGTCCGCGGGCACGACTCTAGGCGAGCTGATGCCGGAGTTTCCGCTATTGATGAAGGTGCTGCTGCCGAAGGAGAAGCTTTCGGTGCAGGTGCATCCGAACGATGCGGAGGCACAACGAATCAACGAAGCGCGTGGCAAGACGGAGTGCTGGTATGTGATGCAGGCCGATGCGGGCGCAGAGGTCGCGTTGGGGCTGAAGCCGGGTGTGCGTGTCGAAGACCTGCGGGCGGCCATTGCCGAGGGTCGCGCGGAAGACAAGCTGCAGATGGTGCCGGTGAAAGCGGGTGACCTGGTGTTTGTCGACGCGGGTACGATCCATGCGATTGGGCCCGGTATGGTGGTGCTGGAAACGCAGCAGTACAGCGACGTGACCTATCGCCTGTACGACTATGGGCGTCCGCGAGAGCTACATCTCGAGGCTGGTTTGGCTGTGTCGAAGACCGGCACGGAGGCCGGACTCACGAAGCCGGTCGAGCACCCGACGTATACGCGTTTGGTGGAGTGCGAATACTTCGCGGTGGACGAACTTAAGCTCGACACGCATGGTGAGACGAAGCTGGAGTTTTCGGACAAGCTGCAGATCCTTGTGGCGCTGGATGAGGGAGCCTCGCTTCGTTCTCAAGAAGGCGATGTGCAGATGCATCTGCCGAAGGGCAAGGCTGTAGTGTTGCCGGCAGGCGCGTCGTATGCGGTACTCGCGCACAGCGGCGGCAAGGTGATGCGCGTCCTCGCACCCTAG
- a CDS encoding alpha-amylase family glycosyl hydrolase: MFRWLSAALVGFAFVGAQAQVKIDKVDPPNWWASMPKPMLLVYGEGLAQAQFTLSDPALRIERVVPSANGHYAQLWLSTSPTHPETVAITASGASGKAEKSYRFDEKKPDSAGFAGFHSNDVMYLIMTDRFADGDLKNDGEHANADVSSADAKAELAKSRGWHGGDLRGVQQHIDYLQKLGVTTVWTTPVYENHGPMSYHGYGATDMYRVDEHYGSLEDLQILVATLHQHHMKYVLDTVPNHVGPANPWLNDPPAPDWFHGTKADHEEAESDFTALINPHASERERRATLQGWFANALPDLNTTSPAVAQYLRQNAIWWVEKTSADGLRIDTYPYVERSFWHDFHATLREIFPHLTTVGETFSADPVFTSSYAGGVTRVGPDTGLDTPFDFPTYFAVREVFLKGKPMGKLNDVLSYDNLFPHPERLPMFIGNHDTSRFREEAPSEAAMRLAQAYVFTTRGMPQLYSGDEIAMRGKDDPDNRRDFPGGFPASTATAFTAKGRNEEQQRMFAFTSELAHLHTSEPALACGAEQILESDDNTLVYFRDTARAANPDACGTAKGAAKMLVVLHRGAAEKRTVPIDSTWMMGCKLGKPLMGNAASYAKIVGAQQDDMELSLAADEVLLIPCE; encoded by the coding sequence ATGTTTCGTTGGCTCAGTGCGGCGTTGGTGGGGTTTGCTTTTGTGGGCGCGCAGGCGCAGGTGAAGATTGACAAGGTCGATCCTCCGAACTGGTGGGCGAGTATGCCGAAGCCGATGTTGCTGGTGTACGGCGAGGGGCTGGCGCAGGCGCAGTTCACGCTGAGCGACCCGGCTCTGCGGATTGAGCGCGTGGTGCCGAGCGCGAATGGTCACTATGCTCAACTGTGGTTGAGCACTTCGCCCACGCATCCAGAGACGGTGGCGATCACCGCCAGCGGAGCCAGCGGCAAGGCAGAGAAGTCGTATCGCTTTGATGAGAAGAAGCCGGACTCGGCGGGCTTTGCGGGATTCCACTCGAACGATGTGATGTACCTCATCATGACCGATCGATTTGCAGACGGTGACCTGAAGAACGATGGCGAGCACGCAAATGCGGATGTGTCATCGGCGGACGCGAAGGCAGAGCTCGCAAAGTCGCGTGGGTGGCATGGCGGCGATCTGCGCGGCGTGCAACAGCATATTGATTACTTGCAGAAGCTCGGCGTGACCACGGTGTGGACGACGCCTGTGTATGAGAACCATGGTCCGATGAGCTATCACGGCTATGGCGCGACGGACATGTATCGCGTGGACGAGCACTATGGCTCGCTGGAAGACCTGCAGATCCTGGTAGCGACCCTGCATCAGCACCACATGAAGTATGTGCTGGACACGGTGCCGAACCACGTCGGGCCGGCGAATCCGTGGTTGAATGATCCTCCGGCGCCGGACTGGTTCCACGGCACGAAGGCGGACCATGAGGAAGCGGAGAGCGACTTCACTGCGCTCATCAATCCTCACGCCAGCGAACGTGAAAGGCGCGCGACGCTGCAAGGGTGGTTCGCCAATGCGTTGCCGGACTTGAATACGACGAGCCCAGCAGTGGCACAGTACCTGCGACAGAACGCTATCTGGTGGGTGGAGAAGACCAGTGCGGATGGTTTGCGCATCGACACGTATCCCTACGTGGAGCGTTCGTTCTGGCATGACTTCCATGCAACATTGCGTGAGATTTTTCCGCACCTGACTACGGTGGGTGAGACGTTTTCGGCAGATCCGGTATTCACGTCTTCGTATGCTGGCGGCGTTACGCGTGTGGGACCAGATACCGGCCTGGATACGCCGTTTGATTTTCCGACGTACTTTGCTGTGCGCGAGGTGTTTCTAAAGGGCAAGCCGATGGGCAAGCTGAATGATGTGTTGTCTTACGACAATCTCTTTCCGCACCCGGAGCGGCTGCCGATGTTCATTGGCAACCACGACACGTCGCGCTTCCGCGAAGAGGCTCCGAGTGAAGCGGCGATGCGTTTGGCGCAGGCGTATGTCTTCACCACGCGCGGTATGCCGCAGCTCTATTCGGGCGACGAAATCGCGATGCGCGGCAAGGATGATCCGGACAATCGTCGTGATTTTCCCGGTGGCTTTCCTGCGAGCACGGCGACGGCATTCACCGCGAAGGGTCGTAACGAAGAGCAGCAGCGCATGTTTGCGTTTACAAGCGAACTAGCGCATCTGCACACGAGCGAGCCTGCGTTGGCGTGCGGTGCGGAGCAGATTCTTGAGTCCGACGACAACACGCTGGTGTACTTCCGCGATACCGCGCGTGCGGCCAACCCGGACGCGTGCGGCACTGCCAAGGGCGCAGCGAAGATGCTGGTAGTGCTGCACCGTGGTGCAGCGGAAAAGCGCACTGTGCCGATTGATTCCACCTGGATGATGGGTTGCAAGCTGGGCAAGCCGCTGATGGGGAATGCTGCGAGCTACGCGAAGATCGTGGGTGCGCAGCAGGATGACATGGAACTCTCGCTGGCTGCCGACGAAGTGCTACTGATTCCCTGCGAATGA